In the Vibrio gigantis genome, one interval contains:
- a CDS encoding ABC transporter permease, producing the protein MKVITHLALKSVLNRKATAILTILTVAVSVILLLGVERVRTEAKSSFANTISGTDLIVGGRSGQVNLLLYSVFRIGNATNNIDWKSYQEFSQHKAVKWAIPISLGDSHKGFRVMGTNHSYFENYRYGSKQPLTFQQGKEFNELFDVVIGADVAKKLDYKIGDHIILAHGISDVAFSRHDNLPFTIVGILAPTGTPVDKTVHVSLEAIEAIHVGWESGANLGHTPDAEALKQRDFQPKQITAMMVGLKSKIQTFALQREINNYRQEPLSAIMPGIALHELWGMMAVAEQALLIVSGFVVVAGLLGMLSSLLTSLQERRREMAILRAMGARPRHVFGLLISEASALTFLGITLGVAVLFALIAVVAPIVQQSYGINISISAITPHEWKLIMLVQVAGIIIGFIPAFRAYRQSLSDGMTIRI; encoded by the coding sequence ATGAAAGTAATTACTCACTTAGCCCTAAAAAGCGTTCTCAATCGTAAGGCCACGGCTATCCTCACCATTCTGACTGTGGCAGTGTCAGTTATTCTATTACTCGGCGTAGAACGTGTTAGAACCGAAGCCAAGAGCAGCTTTGCCAATACCATTTCAGGCACTGACCTTATCGTTGGTGGCCGCTCAGGTCAGGTAAACCTTCTGCTCTACTCTGTATTTAGAATCGGTAATGCGACCAACAATATCGACTGGAAAAGCTATCAAGAATTTAGCCAGCACAAAGCCGTAAAGTGGGCGATCCCTATTTCATTGGGTGATTCTCATAAAGGCTTCCGTGTGATGGGTACTAACCATAGCTACTTTGAAAACTACCGCTATGGAAGTAAGCAACCACTTACTTTCCAGCAAGGTAAAGAGTTTAATGAGCTATTTGATGTAGTGATTGGTGCCGATGTCGCGAAGAAGTTAGATTACAAAATCGGTGACCACATCATTCTTGCACACGGTATCAGTGATGTAGCCTTCAGTCGCCACGACAACCTGCCCTTCACGATCGTGGGAATACTCGCGCCAACGGGAACGCCGGTAGATAAAACCGTGCATGTTTCACTAGAAGCAATTGAAGCGATTCACGTTGGCTGGGAATCGGGTGCTAACTTAGGCCACACACCTGATGCTGAAGCACTAAAGCAACGTGATTTCCAACCTAAACAAATTACCGCAATGATGGTGGGGCTCAAGTCGAAGATCCAAACCTTTGCACTGCAACGAGAAATCAATAACTACCGCCAAGAACCTTTGAGCGCCATCATGCCGGGCATTGCGCTTCACGAACTGTGGGGAATGATGGCCGTAGCAGAACAAGCACTGCTGATTGTTTCAGGGTTTGTTGTTGTTGCTGGTTTACTGGGGATGCTCAGCAGCCTTCTCACCAGCTTACAAGAAAGGCGTCGAGAGATGGCCATTCTGCGCGCGATGGGAGCAAGGCCTCGCCATGTATTTGGTTTGCTGATTAGTGAAGCTAGTGCACTGACCTTCCTCGGTATCACGCTGGGGGTTGCAGTCTTGTTTGCCCTGATCGCAGTGGTTGCTCCTATTGTGCAACAAAGTTATGGTATCAACATATCGATATCCGCAATCACACCTCATGAGTGGAAACTAATTATGTTGGTACAAGTGGCCGGAATCATTATCGGCTTTATTCCCGCTTTCAGGGCTTACCGTCAGTCACTGTCTGATGGCATGACTATTCGAATCTAA